From one Planococcus citri chromosome 3, ihPlaCitr1.1, whole genome shotgun sequence genomic stretch:
- the LOC135841853 gene encoding uncharacterized protein LOC135841853, giving the protein MAFQGKILFIVALAFLVILKVRCDDSEHTSSGHMFLTRGVNDVDEAPDQMDDSDDEGDISPPSSDTPMPTHRVQETIYEDLHSPEAMQLLTEEYVGLVETEIAAETVKEIMDRVKKILTDQRAIPNFKQIRGEIYKYMTNKKTPPMIEGFLKNRYNYYVNKKTPALIKQKFNNVKTIVDNENVPKHIEFFKKEMYNFLNQPGDVRKRIANGFTILYTVLNLPHIPFLLGS; this is encoded by the exons ATGGCATTCCAagggaaaattttattcatcgtAGCTCTTGCGTTTTTGGTCATCCTGAAG GTTCGCTGCGATGACTCGGAACACACTTCTTCTGGTCACATGTTTCTCACAAGAGGCGTCAATGATGTAGATGAAGCTCCTGATCAAATGGACGACTCAGACGACGAAGGAGATATCAGCCCTCCATCAAGTGATACTCCAATGCCTACTCATCGCGTTCAAGAAACCATTTACGAAGACCTCCATTCCCCCGAAGCGATGCAACTTTTGACCGAAGAATATGTCGGACTCGTTGAAACCGAAATCGCTGCAGAAACCGTTAAAGAAATAATGGaccgggtaaaaaaaattttaacagatCAGAGAGCGATACCAAACTTCAAACAAATCAGAGGAGAGATTTACAAATACATGACCAATAAGAAAACCCCTCCGATGATTGAaggatttctcaaaaatcgttACAATTATTATGTGAACAAGAAGACGCCTGCTTTAATTAAGCAGAAATTCAATAACGTTAAAACGATCGTTGATAATGAAAATGTTCCCAAGCATattgaattcttcaaaaaggaGATGTACAATTTTCTCAACCAACCTGGAGATGTGCGGAAGAGAATCGCCAATGGGTTCACTATTCTCTACACCGTATTAAATTTACCTCATATTCCATTCCTCTTGGGCTCTTGA